One Paraburkholderia aromaticivorans DNA segment encodes these proteins:
- a CDS encoding SET domain-containing protein: MRRVIVRQSPVHGKGVFALRVLTAGERVLEYKGVITGWREAVRRYRREGIEGHTFLFGLSDGRVIDGSRGGNSARWLNHACAPNCETIEDAGRIFIHTLRPIGAGEELFIEYLLAVDDPQDEDTRRQYACRCSTVGCRRSMLADAA; this comes from the coding sequence ATGCGGCGCGTGATCGTCCGGCAGTCGCCAGTTCATGGGAAAGGTGTTTTCGCACTGCGCGTGCTCACTGCGGGTGAGCGTGTGCTCGAATACAAGGGAGTGATCACAGGCTGGCGGGAAGCCGTACGGAGGTACCGTCGCGAAGGGATCGAAGGGCACACGTTCCTGTTCGGCCTCTCGGATGGCCGCGTGATTGACGGCAGCCGCGGCGGCAACAGCGCTCGCTGGTTGAATCACGCGTGTGCGCCTAATTGCGAGACCATCGAAGACGCCGGACGCATCTTCATCCACACGCTCAGGCCAATCGGAGCAGGCGAAGAGCTCTTTATTGAATATCTGCTGGCGGTTGACGACCCCCAGGACGAGGACACGCGACGTCAGTACGCGTGCCGGTGTAGCACCGTGGGCTGCCGTCGGTCGATGCTGGCGGATGCCGCGTAA
- a CDS encoding AraC family transcriptional regulator produces the protein MLRIEPTALPHDAALGAEPGGALVRFANGAMRAWQDQLKLIASSPDLLASACGNARVGAHVESLLVNLLAAGSAECGAPAASIPRPGITPGFVRRAEDVMIARLGSPLQLADLADAVGMPVRTLCDGFMRFRQSSPMHFLRQVRLESAREIILATPADVRIASIALDCGFTHFGRFAQSYKDRFGESPSQTARLR, from the coding sequence GTGTTACGTATCGAGCCCACCGCCCTGCCGCACGACGCGGCACTCGGCGCGGAACCGGGCGGCGCGCTCGTGCGCTTCGCGAACGGCGCGATGCGCGCATGGCAAGACCAGTTGAAGCTGATCGCCAGTTCGCCGGACCTGCTCGCCAGCGCGTGTGGCAATGCTCGCGTGGGCGCGCACGTCGAGTCGCTGCTGGTCAATCTGCTCGCGGCGGGCTCCGCCGAGTGCGGCGCCCCGGCTGCCTCCATCCCGCGCCCGGGCATCACGCCGGGTTTCGTCCGCCGCGCTGAGGACGTGATGATCGCGCGGCTCGGCTCGCCATTGCAGCTTGCCGATCTCGCCGATGCGGTCGGCATGCCGGTGCGCACGTTGTGCGACGGCTTCATGCGCTTCCGTCAGAGCAGCCCGATGCACTTTCTGCGGCAAGTTCGGCTGGAGAGCGCTCGCGAAATCATTCTCGCGACGCCTGCGGACGTACGCATCGCGAGCATTGCACTCGATTGCGGCTTCACCCACTTTGGCCGCTTTGCGCAGAGCTACAAGGACCGCTTTGGCGAGTCGCCGTCGCAAACTGCCCGCCTGCGTTAG
- a CDS encoding alpha/beta hydrolase produces MAQVTQSDTGSIKNIVLVHGAWVDGSGWKPVYDILTKDGYHVTIVQQPLTSLDDDVAATKRVIDLQDGPAILVAHSYGGSVITEAGVDPKVAGLVYVAAHAPAVGEDESDLGKKMPSYTSKQAGAIKKTDDGYTYLNPADFPKDFAADLPLKEARFESHSQILTAAKVFSAPMTVAAWTTKPSWGIVAADDKIINPDLERFYYQRAHSHTTVLAGASHSVYESRPKEVAAVIEDAAKHAQQ; encoded by the coding sequence ATGGCGCAAGTTACCCAATCGGACACCGGCTCGATCAAAAACATCGTTCTGGTCCATGGTGCGTGGGTCGACGGATCAGGGTGGAAGCCGGTCTACGACATCCTCACTAAAGACGGGTATCACGTCACGATAGTGCAGCAGCCGCTGACTTCGCTCGACGACGACGTCGCCGCCACGAAGCGCGTGATCGATCTGCAGGATGGTCCGGCCATCCTGGTGGCGCACAGCTATGGCGGGTCCGTGATCACGGAAGCAGGCGTTGATCCGAAGGTGGCGGGTCTGGTGTACGTCGCGGCCCATGCGCCGGCTGTCGGCGAGGACGAAAGCGATCTGGGCAAGAAGATGCCCAGCTACACGTCGAAGCAGGCGGGCGCCATCAAGAAGACGGACGACGGTTATACCTACCTGAATCCCGCGGATTTCCCGAAGGACTTCGCGGCCGATCTGCCGCTCAAGGAAGCCAGGTTCGAATCGCACTCGCAGATTCTGACGGCGGCGAAAGTCTTCTCCGCGCCAATGACGGTGGCTGCCTGGACGACCAAACCGAGCTGGGGCATCGTGGCAGCGGACGACAAGATCATCAATCCGGATCTCGAACGCTTCTATTACCAGCGCGCGCATAGCCATACCACGGTGCTGGCAGGCGCGAGCCATTCGGTCTACGAATCGCGTCCGAAGGAAGTCGCCGCAGTGATCGAGGACGCAGCGAAGCATGCCCAGCAGTAA
- a CDS encoding DUF4148 domain-containing protein gives MSKMLLSLALAVAALGAPVVSFAQSSIPLTRAEVRADLVRAEQAGYNPAGGDDVKYPADAQAAEAKIAAQNDLQLNAQAVGGVVLNGTSESGAPLHTAMHSGCVGPVSFCNLYSGS, from the coding sequence ATGTCGAAAATGCTTTTGAGTCTTGCTCTCGCCGTTGCCGCCCTCGGCGCGCCGGTTGTCAGTTTCGCGCAGTCGAGCATTCCGCTCACGCGAGCAGAAGTTCGCGCTGATCTCGTTCGTGCCGAACAGGCAGGCTACAACCCGGCCGGAGGTGACGACGTCAAATACCCGGCTGATGCTCAAGCGGCAGAGGCAAAGATCGCCGCGCAGAACGATCTGCAACTGAATGCGCAGGCCGTAGGGGGTGTCGTACTGAACGGCACCTCTGAATCGGGTGCTCCACTCCATACGGCGATGCACTCGGGTTGCGTCGGCCCGGTCAGCTTCTGCAATCTCTACTCCGGCAGCTAA
- a CDS encoding NmrA family NAD(P)-binding protein, whose protein sequence is MLNQTVQGSRNLRIAVAGATGRVGATLIDRLGTDPVDVIALTRQNATAQFASKVAVTTVDFERPATLEEALRGVDKLFVAHGTSARQVENEISLIDAAVAAGVRHIVKLSVMGPATRLNPFAWHMQIEAHLARQPVASTALRPTTFADVLKRAGAHVAAGNWAGAAGAGSVNFIDTRDVAEAARVALLENMADQSQRAYHLSGPRNWTMPEVAQELSHLLGRPVVYNDRSPTEHRAALLADGLPPLVADLLLGLDRLVRESALAETTSTFERLTGKRPRSLSDWLRENIAVFQR, encoded by the coding sequence ATGCTCAACCAAACCGTTCAGGGATCGCGCAATTTGCGCATCGCCGTCGCAGGGGCTACCGGCCGTGTCGGCGCTACGTTAATCGATCGGTTGGGCACCGATCCTGTCGATGTCATCGCGCTTACGCGTCAGAATGCTACGGCACAGTTTGCATCGAAGGTCGCTGTCACCACGGTGGACTTCGAGCGACCGGCCACGCTTGAGGAGGCGCTTCGTGGGGTCGATAAGCTCTTTGTAGCGCACGGCACATCGGCCCGGCAGGTGGAAAACGAAATCTCGCTGATTGATGCCGCCGTCGCCGCGGGTGTTCGCCACATTGTCAAACTCTCGGTCATGGGACCGGCAACGCGGCTGAATCCATTCGCCTGGCACATGCAGATTGAAGCACATCTGGCTCGCCAGCCGGTGGCGTCAACTGCACTTAGACCAACGACTTTCGCCGACGTGCTCAAGCGCGCGGGTGCCCACGTCGCTGCGGGCAATTGGGCCGGCGCAGCAGGCGCAGGAAGCGTCAACTTTATCGATACGCGAGATGTTGCCGAAGCGGCGCGCGTCGCCTTGCTCGAAAACATGGCTGACCAATCCCAGCGTGCGTATCACCTGAGCGGACCGCGGAACTGGACGATGCCGGAGGTTGCACAGGAGTTGTCGCACCTGCTCGGACGCCCGGTTGTCTATAACGATCGATCACCCACAGAACATCGCGCGGCCTTGCTCGCGGATGGTCTGCCGCCGTTGGTCGCCGACTTGCTTCTTGGTTTGGACAGGCTGGTTCGTGAATCTGCGCTCGCAGAAACCACGTCGACTTTTGAAAGATTGACCGGTAAGCGTCCGCGTTCATTGTCTGACTGGCTGCGTGAAAACATCGCGGTCTTCCAGCGGTAA
- a CDS encoding TetR/AcrR family transcriptional regulator, whose translation MSGKPQYDEAAVIAAAIDVFWRHGYATASINDLTDATGLSRSSLYQRFGDKDGLFRDALAVYTERVLKRMNSARADSARGSVEAILRDFLPKPTTPQRPAGCLLSRSSAEMVDLAAAGKTTTLAGIARQRQIFADLLHEGVAKGELAPEINVDALAWYYLGVLQAVVNLPQGGATGEALGGMIDVAMSAWPAAGRSASCSPGDTGMKRRSTVRG comes from the coding sequence ATGAGTGGAAAGCCTCAATACGACGAGGCCGCCGTTATCGCTGCTGCAATCGACGTTTTCTGGCGGCACGGCTATGCGACCGCGTCCATCAATGACCTCACCGACGCGACCGGCTTATCCCGCTCCAGCCTCTACCAGCGGTTTGGCGACAAGGACGGCTTATTTCGCGATGCGCTGGCGGTCTACACGGAGCGTGTGCTCAAACGGATGAACTCAGCCCGTGCGGATTCAGCGCGGGGGAGCGTGGAAGCGATACTCCGTGATTTTTTGCCGAAGCCCACAACGCCGCAGCGGCCGGCCGGTTGCCTGTTATCGCGAAGCAGTGCCGAGATGGTAGACCTCGCAGCGGCGGGAAAAACGACTACGCTTGCCGGCATTGCACGGCAGCGCCAGATCTTCGCGGATCTGCTGCACGAAGGTGTCGCGAAGGGTGAACTTGCGCCGGAGATCAATGTGGACGCGCTCGCCTGGTACTATCTTGGCGTCTTGCAGGCCGTTGTGAACCTTCCGCAGGGCGGCGCAACAGGCGAAGCGCTTGGCGGCATGATCGACGTTGCGATGTCCGCCTGGCCTGCCGCGGGCCGCTCCGCTTCGTGCAGTCCCGGGGATACGGGAATGAAGAGAAGGTCGACTGTGCGGGGATAA
- a CDS encoding LysR family transcriptional regulator translates to MRKLMEPSLYYFSVVAQAGSLTSATEKLGLTVSALSRHIAKLEGDIGVPLFERHARGMVLSHAGRLLLRHAQRTVSDAQAVFDEIQGEERRRARTLTIACTEGFAFDFLPVSLGAFCQNHPDVAIQLEVVPSERASQMILSGEASIALAFSFKPEPGVVVQFTQRAPVMALMHETHPLAGKTKIALKDLSSYPVLLQDKGTTNRQLFDIACNVENVEITPLMTSRYVAALYRFALAVPEAIMPSGYVSVAKRLAVDRMKAIPFDNPLLTQRRLQVLTLAGRSLDELAQSCLDWIIHDLRQS, encoded by the coding sequence ATGCGCAAGTTGATGGAGCCATCGCTTTACTATTTTTCGGTCGTGGCCCAGGCTGGCTCGCTTACCTCCGCCACCGAGAAGCTCGGCCTGACCGTGTCGGCGCTGAGCCGGCATATCGCCAAGCTGGAGGGCGATATCGGCGTGCCTCTGTTCGAGCGGCATGCGCGCGGCATGGTGCTCTCGCATGCGGGACGCCTGCTGTTGCGTCACGCGCAGCGCACCGTTTCCGACGCGCAGGCCGTATTCGACGAAATTCAGGGCGAGGAGAGGCGGCGCGCGCGGACCCTCACGATTGCCTGCACGGAAGGCTTTGCGTTCGACTTCCTGCCGGTATCACTGGGGGCGTTTTGCCAAAACCATCCCGATGTCGCCATTCAGCTCGAAGTCGTGCCGTCGGAGCGCGCAAGCCAGATGATTCTGTCCGGCGAGGCGTCGATCGCGCTCGCATTCAGCTTCAAGCCCGAACCGGGTGTCGTCGTGCAGTTCACGCAGCGCGCGCCGGTCATGGCGTTGATGCACGAGACGCATCCGCTCGCGGGCAAGACGAAGATCGCGCTGAAGGACCTCAGTTCATATCCGGTACTGCTTCAGGACAAAGGCACGACGAATCGACAGCTTTTCGACATCGCCTGCAACGTCGAGAACGTCGAGATCACGCCGCTGATGACGAGCCGGTATGTCGCCGCGCTCTACCGCTTCGCATTGGCGGTGCCGGAGGCGATCATGCCGTCGGGTTACGTTTCCGTCGCGAAGCGACTCGCCGTGGATCGAATGAAGGCCATTCCATTCGACAATCCGCTACTCACGCAGCGCCGTCTTCAGGTGCTGACGCTCGCCGGACGAAGTCTCGACGAGCTTGCGCAGTCATGTCTCGATTGGATCATTCACGATTTGAGGCAGTCATAG
- a CDS encoding M20 family metallopeptidase, with amino-acid sequence MSRQSAITQVRSHFDSGAFLDTLSRRVALATESQRADAAPLLRRYLSEEIQSQLGSLAFICEIVENPVSGMPPFLVGERIESPELPTVLLYGHGDVVGGDAANWSPGRSPWQVKVEGDRWYGRGIADNKAQHSINLAALAAVFAERGELGFNAKIIFEMGEEVGSPGLDAICATLRQRLRADVLIASDGPRQRASSPTVFLGSRGALHFRLALTNAFGARHSGNWGGVLANPATVLANALASLVDGRGRIRINGLLPPAIAPQIRARVAHLEIGNDEGDPPLSPNWGEPGLTPAERVFAWNTLEVLAMQSGNVANPVSAIPRSAEAVCQLRFVVGTDWKRAKELIEAHLVREGFDGVEVTIEASGAATRLDPDNPWVAFAERSIETSTGKRVTLLPNLGGTIPNESFADTLGLPTIWIPHSYPGCRQHAPDEHVLAPVMREALELMTGVFWDLGEPGVPRSR; translated from the coding sequence ATGTCCCGACAAAGCGCCATCACCCAAGTCCGCTCGCACTTCGACAGCGGTGCCTTCCTCGACACTCTCAGCCGCCGCGTCGCGCTCGCAACGGAAAGTCAGCGTGCCGACGCCGCGCCGCTCCTGCGCCGCTATCTTTCCGAAGAGATCCAAAGCCAACTCGGTTCGCTCGCCTTCATCTGCGAAATAGTGGAAAACCCGGTGTCCGGCATGCCGCCATTTCTCGTTGGAGAGCGCATCGAGTCGCCCGAGTTGCCGACCGTGCTCCTGTATGGGCACGGTGACGTCGTCGGCGGGGACGCGGCCAACTGGAGCCCTGGCCGCTCGCCCTGGCAAGTGAAAGTCGAGGGCGACCGGTGGTACGGACGCGGCATCGCCGACAACAAGGCGCAGCACTCGATCAACCTCGCCGCCCTTGCGGCTGTTTTCGCGGAACGCGGCGAACTGGGCTTCAACGCGAAGATCATCTTCGAGATGGGCGAGGAAGTGGGCTCGCCGGGACTCGACGCCATTTGCGCGACCTTGCGCCAGCGACTGCGCGCCGATGTGCTGATCGCCTCCGACGGCCCGCGCCAGCGCGCATCGTCGCCGACGGTGTTCCTTGGCTCGCGTGGGGCGCTGCATTTCCGGCTGGCGCTAACCAATGCATTCGGCGCGCGTCACTCCGGCAACTGGGGCGGCGTGCTCGCCAATCCGGCAACCGTGCTCGCGAATGCGCTCGCGAGTCTCGTCGACGGTCGCGGCCGCATACGAATCAACGGCCTGTTGCCGCCCGCTATTGCGCCGCAGATACGCGCGCGCGTCGCGCATCTGGAAATCGGCAACGACGAGGGCGATCCGCCTCTGTCGCCGAATTGGGGCGAACCCGGTTTGACTCCCGCGGAGCGCGTCTTCGCGTGGAACACGCTCGAAGTGCTTGCGATGCAATCAGGTAACGTCGCCAACCCGGTCAGCGCGATTCCGCGGTCGGCCGAAGCGGTGTGTCAGTTGCGCTTCGTCGTCGGCACCGACTGGAAACGCGCCAAGGAACTGATCGAAGCACATCTCGTGCGGGAAGGCTTCGATGGCGTCGAAGTCACCATCGAGGCATCGGGCGCAGCAACGCGCCTCGATCCGGACAACCCGTGGGTCGCCTTCGCCGAACGGTCGATAGAAACCTCGACCGGCAAACGGGTCACGCTGCTGCCGAATCTCGGCGGCACGATCCCCAATGAATCGTTCGCCGACACGCTCGGGCTGCCGACCATCTGGATTCCCCATTCGTATCCCGGCTGCCGTCAGCACGCTCCAGACGAGCACGTGCTCGCGCCCGTCATGCGCGAAGCGCTGGAACTGATGACCGGCGTCTTCTGGGATCTCGGCGAGCCCGGCGTGCCGCGCAGCCGTTGA